One window of Nicotiana tomentosiformis chromosome 11, ASM39032v3, whole genome shotgun sequence genomic DNA carries:
- the LOC104102605 gene encoding proline-rich extensin-like protein EPR1: MKNSLTPFNKPFSVSLFFLVFFFSGVDNLNLVSSSPSSCFSSSVFVGQQNGDGSKNYEERARSSYLCSGVSNKVAADNNFAPSLLPPSTWSSPIYRASLRVHNKPAHVYTPPQPSSSIYGTPSSPQRKPSNVPKHPSPAYRASQKVPYANNHQSKVYRRSVLKLLPASTYHQPPISPPPVQTPPIYQPPPVQTPPSPPPVYKPPPVEKPPISVSPPPVYNPPPVENPPISVSPPPVYTPPPVENPPIPVSPPPVENPPIPVSPPPVYNPPPVEKPPIPVSPPPVETPPTQVAPPSYSPPLNPPLEKPPPTHKPPVNPPPVYSPPISSPPVYKPPVIPPIHKPPVVKPPVYIPPVKPPPIHKPPIVPPTPPTPIYSPPIPPSPPIYSPPPSPLPPKPVYSPPPIPPPTPVYSPPPSPLPPKPVYSPPPIPPPSPLPPKPVYSPPPIPPPAPVYSPPPSPPPAPVYLPPRPIYSPPPSPPPTPVYSPPPSPPPAPVYSPPPSPPPAPVYSPPPSPLPPKPVYSPPPSPPPTHVYSPPPSPPSPPVYSPPPRPVPPKLVYSPPPSPPPTPVYSPPPPVYSPPPSPQLPPPPVYHYPSPPPPSPPPTPIYSPPLPSPQPPTLVYSPPPSPPLPPPVYSPLPKIPPHAPIHTPPPSLPSPSPVYKPPPIPSPVPKLPPPTPTYQPPPSLPPPTPTYQPPPSSPGYGSPPPSGYH; this comes from the coding sequence GGTTCCAAGAACTACGAGGAGCGCGCAAGATCCAGTTACCTTTGTTCTGGGGTTAGCAATAAAGTTGCTGCGGACAACAATTTTGCTCCATCACTTCTGCCACCATCAACCTGGAGTTCGCCAATATACAGAGCATCTCTTCGGGTGCATAATAAGCCTGCACATGTATATACACCACCACAACCTTCATCTTCCATCTATGGAACTCCCTCAAGTCCACAGAGAAAACCTTCAAACGTACCTAAACATCCTTCTCCAGCATATAGGGCCTCTCAGAAGGTGCCTTACGCAAATAATCATCAATCAAAGGTCTATAGAAGATCAGTATTGAAACTGCTACCAGCTTCAACTTATCATCAACCTCCTATATCTCCACCACCTGTTCAAACACCTCCTATTTATCAGCCACCACCTGTTCAAACTCCGCCATCTCCACCACCCGTTTACAAGCCTCCGCCAGTAGAGAAGCCACCTATATCAGTGTCACCCCCACCGGTTTACAATCCTCCACCAGTCGAGAATCCACCTATATCAGTGTCACCTCCACCGGTTTACACGCCTCCGCCAGTCGAAAATCCACCTATACCAGTATCACCTCCCCCAGTAGAAAATCCACCTATACCAGTGTCACCTCCACCGGTTTACAATCCTCCGCCAGTAGAAAAACCACCTATACCAGTATCTCCTCCACCGGTAGAAACACCACCCACCCAAGTGGCTCCACCAAGTTACAGTCCTCCATTGAATCCGCCTCTTGAAAAACCACCTCCTACTCATAAGCCTCCTGTTAATCCGCCTCCTGTCTATAGTCCACCTATTAGCTCCCCTCCTGTTTACAAACCGCCAGTAATCCCTCCAATCCACAAACCTCCAGTTGTCAAGCCGCCTGTTTATATTCCTCCAGTGAAACCTCCACCTATTCACAAGCCTCCAATTGTTCCTCCAACCCCACCCACTCCTATCTATTCACCACCAATCCCGCCATCTCCTCCGATCTATTCACCTCCACCAAGTCCACTACCTCCTAAACCAGTATATTCACCTCCGCCAATCCCGCCACCAACTCCTGTCTACTCCCCTCCACCAAGTCCACTACCTCCTAAACCAGTATATTCACCTCCGCCAATCCCTCCACCAAGTCCACTACCTCCTAAACCAGTATATTCACCTCCACCAATCCCGCCACCAGCTCCTGTCTACTCCCCTCCACCAAGTCCACCACCCGCTCCTGTCTACTTACCTCCCCGACCAATATATTCACCTCCACCAAGTCCACCACCCACTCCTGTTTACTCACCTCCACCAAGTCCACCGCCCGCTCCTGTCTACTCACCTCCACCAAGCCCACCACCTGCTCCTGTCTACTCGCCGCCACCAAGTCCACTACCTCCTAAACCGGTATATTCACCTCCACCAAGCCCACCACCTACTCATGTCTACTCACCTCCACCAAGTCCACCATCGCCTCCTGTCTACTCACCTCCACCAAGACCAGTGCCTCCTAAACTAGTATATTCACCTCCACCAAGTCCACCACCTACTCCTGTCTACTCACCTCCACCACCAGTATATTCACCTCCACCAAGCCCACAATTACCTCCTCCTCCTGTATACCATTATCCCTCACCTCCTCCTCCAAGCCCACCCCCCACTCCCATTTACTCACCTCCTCTACCAAGTCCACAACCTCCCACACTGGTATATTCACCTCCACCAAGTCCACCACTACCTCCTCCTGTGTACTCACCTCTACCAAAAATACCACCTCATGCTCCTATTCACACACCTCCACCAAGTTTGCCATCTCCTTCTCCTGTTTATAAACCTCCTCCAATACCTTCTCCAGTGCCAAAGTTACCGCCACCAACACCCACTTACCAACCACCCCCTAGCTTACCGCCACCAACACCCACTTACCAACCACCTCCTAGCTCACCAGGATATGGAAGTCCTCCACCTTCTGGTTATCATTAA